The following nucleotide sequence is from Pseudoliparis swirei isolate HS2019 ecotype Mariana Trench chromosome 7, NWPU_hadal_v1, whole genome shotgun sequence.
CAGAAACTTCCAAGCACCAATAAGGATTTAGAAACAATTTAATCAAAATCTAGTGGAGTTTTActtattttcttatttgtttgctGATCAGCACCGTCATTCACATGTGATCAAACACGCCCTCACAGTCCTGCTGAGGCTGATTAGCTAAGTGTTAAACTCCTAATAAATTTAACTCATGAAACAAATAATACCTAAGATTGTTTTAATGTTGATAGTTGAtttcaaattatattttaaatcaaGTTTTCAGGGGCTTTAGTCGTTTGTATAATAACCATGCGTTGTAGGTTAATGTGTATCGCTGGATGTAAAGTATGTTAGTCCAGCCAGTAGTGCTGCAAAGATAAGTCAATAAACCAATTAACTAAACTGCTGCAATTTTGATAATCACTGAATTCCTAAGTAATTTATCCAGAAAAAAATACCCAAACAATTGCTCATAGCTTGATAACAgatgttgcagccctaataccAGATGCACCTATTTTACAGAATAATCCAGCAAAGAAGGATTTGATAAATCCCTTGAACACTAGGTAGTTCGTTATTAATTTTGATATAAAAACTGGGCTCCTGGTGTCCAGTCAAAATAAGAACCCACTCATGACACCTCCAGAGTAGACTTGGATGAGGACTGCAGAGTGCACATGtcctcacacactgatggacaGGGAGGCCCCGTTCCAACTGCTGTCTTTCTTCAACAGAGCCTGATCTAGGGTCTGGGGACGGACCGTTTGGCACAGCCTCCCCTAGTTTCTACAGAGATAAGCGAGCAGGTGCGCTTCCATATCGACTTGCTTCTCCTCTGTCCACCAACACCAAGGTTCGAGGGAAGTAGCCCCTTCCCGCTCACCCTGAGGATCACAGGCTGGGTTGACTCCCCCTCCTCTAGGTCTCATCGGCCGTCATCAGATTTAGACCTTATCTGATGACCCCTCTGGGCTTTACTGTCAGGTTTAGGATGGGGGACACCTCAGGGAAACTCCACTGATACTCCACCATGCCCTCCTCCATCGGGAACCTGAGAACTAGTTTGACTCCCACCATCACCGTAACCAAACACTTATGTGCATCACACACCCAACAGCTGTCTGAGTCTCAATGCTTTGGCTCCAGAAGCCAGGCCTCAGAGGGAAGATGTTTAATgtttgaaaaaaggaaaatctgAATCTCCTGTGGTGCTCCTCGAGCTACAAAAAGTTCCAGAAAGGGTAATTTAGAGTAATCAATGAAAGGGGAAATCGGATGTGAGAATAAATAGACTGGAGTTGCGTTTTTATTGCTTTCACGGTGTACCTGCGATCTGAAGAGATTCCACTATTTAAGTATATTGAGCATGTAGTTTGCaggacacatgtacacaaacacacctcttctagtattcattttgttataATCATATTGTTTAACTCAATTGTATGTGGTGCATTAAAAGATGAAGGCATCTCTACTCTAGCTAAGATATGTGTTGCTAACAGTGATTTGTAGTTTTCTGGTGTGagtgttgtcccccccccccccttaaagtaCACACTGATAAAGTGATTTAATATAGTATATTTACATTTCGTGTGTGCACAAAAGGCACACACATTGGAGTTTGGTGACATATCAACAGTCATATGTTGTATTCTGAAAATAAAACTAATTTTAAACATCTCTGGAATTAGCTTTCCATTGTACGATCTTTAAAAGAGGAAATAACGAAACTGTTAATTGAACTTGAACATATTTTTACCACTGTCGATGGCTTAAACTGTCCTGATGAAAAGacatgattgttttttttcattttatatcAAACTTATTGTGAAACTATTTAAAATGATCATTGTATCTTGTTTTGTATGCTGTTGTGTAACcattttatatttcattcaactcttttttcttttcttgcaaatgtgttattgtgTAAAGATAATCCTGTCTAGAttggttaaaataaaataatgcccattgtttttttaacatgttACTACCTCTCTTTAATTGTGTTAACACAGCAGTGCTCATGCTCAAGTGTGCATCTTATATGCTGAGACAGAGCGTCGCCAAGCAGTTTGCATCTGCACTTCATTTGGGTCACAGTTGTGGCAAAAGAACAactccctctttcttcctcccatACATTTTGATCATGTAATTCGCTTtacaagtaagtaagtaaggtttatttatattgcacttatcacagacaaagtttCATAAAGTGCAGTACAATAGTCAATTAAGCAAATTGACAATAACAGGGtctaaaacatgtcaacagttaaaagagcaaagtaaaatacacagtaaaagacacaataaaacaaaaataaacaaaacttaAAAAAGCAGGGCATAGAATATGTAATTAACCaaaatgccagtgtaaacaggtatgtcTTAAGATGGAGTTTATACTATTAAATCAGCTGACCTCAGGGGAGTAGCTTTGGTGCTACTGCCTCTAAAGATCAGTCACCACGAGTTTTAAGGCGAGTATGAGGGACCGACAGAAGATTCTGGAGGTTGGATCTGAGATGGCGGGCTGTTGAATATCGAAGTAGTTCAGCCCCGTATGAAGGAGTCTGGCCGTGCAGAGTTCTGTATGTGAGAGTGAGGATTTTAAAGTGGATCTTATGCCCTACAGGGAGCCAGAGAAGAGACCTGAGTATCGGTTGATGTGAGACCGTCTATTTGTCCTTGTCAGTATTCTGGCAGCAGCATTCTTGATGACCTGCAACCGGTTTATGGCATATTTACTGAGAGAGGAGAAAAGTGCATTACAGTAATCAATACAAGAAGAGTGTAGCCCACAGGGAAAATCTAAAAATAAAGCTCAGCAAAACCCAAGCATAATGAGAGTCCAGTGTACTGCACCAGAGCAAACCCGGTTGCAGTCCAGGGGAGTGGGCCTGGTCTAGGTGATCTGGCGCAGAGGGCTCTTCTTCCCTGTTGACACCACCACCGCCTGTTCTCCGACGCTGTCTTCAATCAGCAGGGAAATGGCGCCATCTAGCTGTTTGGAGGCGGCTAACGCCACCACGGCTTTCTCTGTGGGGAATCCCATCTTCTCCAGCTGCTGGAGTCTGAGAGGAAACGAAAGCTCTTTTACGGAATCAATTACACAGAAATAAAACTGTACTTGGAAATAATGTGAggagttttacaaaaaaaatgcaacatGCTATATATGTGAAGATATTACATTTTACTAACCGCAAGGAGGAAACTGATGATTTGGGCACCTCCACTTTTGCATCAGGGTTGTCAGGCGCATCCTGTAATGAGGCCAGTATTCCTGCTTTTAGCATCTGTTCCTCCAGTACCTCGGCCTCAGACAGTGCAGCAGACTCTTTCATTATCCAGGCAGGCACTGGATCCACCCATGGGTGGTGGTTCGATTGATCCCTCATGACGGGAGCAGCTGGCTGATCTGCAGGCATCATCTGAGAAACGGATCTAGACAACAGACATGTGACAACAGATTgttaaaaatatgaaatgtgcCTCTGCATGCAGGTGGTGAGTGTGAATATTCAGTGAGACTTTTGACATAAACAAGATGAATCCAACCTCTGTGAGGTAATGCAGGTGGGTAATCTCAACCTGGCGGAAGAGCGAACAAACACCCAATCAGGGAGGAAGTCCAATAACCtagcctcctccagctcctgtaaCATCCCAATGAAGGACTGGTGATCTGAGAGGTACATTAAGTGCAATACAAAAAGAGTCATGATGCTTCATCAATAGATTTGGCGGGGGAGGGGATGGCACATTTCCACTCAAACGCTCAGCAAGAATTCCCACACCTATACATTATGTAAACGTCTATGTaataagaatgaaaaaaaactgAAGTTCAACTAAACTAAAAGCACAGGGCGACATAcgtcaactagaacgggcactcggtagagcgcataccttcgcatatcacaagattgggcattgaattatgaacattttgtcattagttgcatgccaattggatacaaattgaccgtgctctggtaaaaagaagattttgatcttttcatgaccttgacctttgacctgatcgatcccaaaatctaatcaaatggtccccggataaaaaccaatcatcccaccaaatgtaatgcgattcaaagaagattttgaccttatcatgaccttgacctttgacccgatcaatccccaaatctaatcaagtggtccccggataataaccaatcatcccagcaaatttcatgcgattcggtttaatactttttgacttatgctaataacacgcacgcacgcatacaaatacacggcgatcaaaacataaccttctgcattttcaatgcgaaggtaataaagctcATCTGTGCACACAGAAGAGGTCTAAGCAAGCCTCTAAACACTATTACTTGTTTGTTGGGAGAATATATTTCAGTCGAAGGATACAGTTGTGTCCGATGAATATTGTGCAGAAGTGAAGCAGGGCCGGTGTcccgggcagcagcagcagcccggcCAGCAGGAGAAGCCAGGGGAGAAACCAGACTGGCAAACACCTCAGCAGCCTCCTCTGTGCCACCTGGCGACACTGCGCTGCAAACAGAGCCAGCTGGATGGCAGAGTAACCACAGAACCGACTCGCCTCCCCCCCACCGACAAAGATCACCAGGGTGTAGAGAACAGGCAATATGGCCATCGTCAGGATGGAGAGGGCGAGAAAGGCGACTGTCCCCCAGCGACGCTCCTGACACGGTCCAACCGACAGCAGGAGGGCCACGCTGACCAGCAGGGAGGGCAGGTCGTCGTGACTGAAGGCGTACAGGAGCACatctggaggaggagcggggggggggggtcatgagaCATGTCTGCGTTACATGCGTTGGTTGGATCACTgaagcatgagagtcatgagacacacaggtacctCTGAGCCTTGGGAAGTCTCCACCTGGACCGACGGTCAGACTTGCCTGCACGCCCCCGGCATACATCAGGAGCGACAGTGTTGTCAGTAAAGATGTCCCCAGACAGGATCCAGGGCGATCGGATCCAAACCAGAACCCGGCGGACAATAGAGGATGAAGCATAGTTTACGACGAGCTCTAGTTTCTCTACTCACTTCTACTACTGCGGTCTTTTCCTCGACCTCTGTGGGAAAACGTCCCGGTGTCaaggaaagaggggaaggaggattCATGAGGAGATATGAGAAGACCACCGCGGTGTTTAGATCACCTGACTCCACTTTCACAAAGCCACGTAGTTATGATGCGACGGCTGGTGCATGTTGGTGACGTCAGTCTCCAGCTGTGAAACTACTACGTTCAGGAGATGGACTACAAAAAAGCGCATCTTCGTTCATTCGTCCGTGTTCTTATATTGCTAAAGGTTcaaagtattactttattaacaaAGTTGGAAGATAAATTAACCTCTTCCTCCACTGGAAACCCATACAATCATAAAATAGCCACTTTAATTcaaaccttcttcttcttcgctttTACTGGCTGTTACTCAACCAAACCTCAGTTGGGCGCATTGTTGCCACCTGCTGGACACGCAGTGACACGTAGGAAACATTCACACTGCAAATGCATGTCTTGTGAATCATTCAACAGAGTGGTGAAACGATAATGTATAGCCAACAAGTGTGATAATCAATTCAGCTTATATCTCCTTCAtcacaaaatatttaataatcatCTGCATCCAGCTTCTTTAATGAAAGTGAGTATTTGTTGGTTTTCTCTGAAGTTTGTGATAGTACAATAAACATCTTCGGTCAGACGAAATAAGCAAGTTGAAGACGTCACATAGGCTTCTGGTACTTTTTCACTTTAGTATTCAGACAGAATCaaagtataaatacaacattgtcAAGATACCCCATTTGATATCAGTGTATCCTTAGGTAGTTCAGTCCAGTGGTTCCTCACGTTAAGGGTCTGCTGATTTCtacacttttttgtttgtttatttgtttatttaaataaataaatttattaaaaaagaagaaggacgtCATTTTTACTTTAGACCTTAACCAGTTAttcaaattaaaccaaataataactttattggGGAAATAACTGACTTCTCGACTAGGTCTAATTAATGCTCGAATGAGACGTGCAACATAATGACCACTATACATATCCTGCTTCCTTTTCTTAATTTACCCTCTTTAACTGTTGTAAGACATACTGTACGATAATATATCGTCTAGCATAGTATAGTTGGTTGTTGAAATGAGAACgtgactgatttttttttttaaacatgtctgTTCTCGCGATGGTTCGTATTTATCGCGAGGTCTGTTTCCGGCAAAGAGAATTATATTTCTCCAGCAGCCAGACTCCTTCCAGTCGTCTTTCTACAGGCACACTAAAATGGCGTCGGCTCCGGGTAAGTAGATAATTGTGAAATTGTATGCATATTGCGAAGAATATATGTGGGGTTACTTAAGCAACTAAGTAGTTTCTTTTATAAAAACAGATCGTGCCGGCATTCTCCATTTTGTCTGATTATACGTTCAAATAGCGTTTCGTGTTACTCGCGCTAATGTTGGGCACAAGGCCTCGTGATGTTGGCTTCGCGATGGGTTTCCCTTTGTTAGACAATTGACGCCAGGTTAACGAAGTTAATAAAATACGTGTAATTCACCTTCTTACTCGCCGCGTGCCGTATTGCTTGTTGAAGCGCCGCTTGCTCGGTGAAAGGTTTAACCTCCACGGGCGACGCTGAATGGCGACCTAACAACCGTTCAGTGTAGCGTGCTGCTAGCATTAGCATCGCGGCTCGCGCCAAGACCGTTTGGTTCGAATCGTCAGTCGTTGGCTAACACACGTTACTTTCCTTTAGCAGATTACAGCACCTACAGTCAGACCACTGCGCAGCAGCAAGGGTAAGCACACACTTAATGATTGAATCCAATGCTTTTACATGTCTTGAGTGTCCATGTGCATGAATGGGTTAATGACTCCTCCTCCGTGCTACTGGCGGTAGGTTTAAGGAGCCGTAACGTTGTAAAACTTGAATTTGTGCTTTCCAGGTATGCTGCTTATGCTGCCCAGCCCACTCAAAGCTATGGGCAGTCTGCACAGGTGAGATTTACGTTAACGGGGAAGGGAAAGCAACTGTTGCAACTTACCCTGTTGTTACTGGCCTAGTCGTGGGTGCCGGTTTAACTTGATGCAATATTTTATGGACTGAATTTGTTAATTTAAATTGTTGAATACAAACTACAGCACATCTTGTTTACACCAGTCGAAGAGGGTAAAATGGGGGACAGGAAGCAGTATGGGTATAATGCTCTATATGTTTCATGTGTAGGAGTTAAAGTTGATGTTGATTCTACATAGCCGTTAAATCATGATTTTTGCTTTTCAGCAGACCTATGGTCAACAGAGCTATGGATCATATGCgcaacctgctgctgctgatggaagTTACACCCAGACAacacctgctgctgcaggctacactcagcagcagcaacagtatGGATCCTCCTATGCCCAGCCAGCAGCAGGTCGGTTATTAAACAGGAGCGTTGACCAATTCTGCTTGAAACTCCATGCATTGACTGAAATGAGACTACATTTAACCAAAAGCAAATTTGGTGCCATTGGTTTTAAATATGCATTCGTGCGTCAATGCCATTTGCACAATGTCCTTTTGCAATCTAATACAGTTGTATTTTGCTCTGGCTACCTCAATCAGACTTCAAACTGTCATGAACTTCCAACTGATCGATGAAATTAAATTCTGCCTATTGGAATTGGCCACCATGTTTGTCTGCAGCCTAGAGTGTTTGTTTGAAAGACAACCCTTCACGTATGATTAATTATATATAGTTTATGAATATCGCACCCAATACATACATTTGTTTTCCCACAGCTGGCTATCCTGCCACCCAGTCAACCACCAATACCTACTCCCAGTCAACCCAGAGTTATGGAGCCAGTGGTTATGACAgcactcctgctgctgctgctcctgctgcctcCCAGTCTTACGGCTCTCAGCCAGGATATACTGCTCAGTCTGCCTACCCTGGGTATGGCCAGCAGGCTGCTCCCACTGCACCACAGAGGTACGTACCCCTCAGCTAGAAGTCACATAAGTGAATTTCACAAGGATATGCTCATCATTTCTTTCAATGCTCTCTCTTTGTTGACCATCAGTTACAATGCTAGCAGCCAGCCAGCCAGTTACAGCCAAAGTACCTACTCCCAGCCAGCAGCTTACGGCCAGCAACAATCTGGCTTCCAAGCCCAGCAGGCTAGCTATGGTCAGCAGCCGGGGTAccagcagcagacccagcagcagcaacaggctCCTCCTGCTTACCCTCCTCAGGCTTCTGGTTCCTATGGTCAGCCACCAGCAAGCCAGTACAGCCAGCAAGGTGGACCTCCTAGTTACAACCAGTCCAACCACTACAGTAAGCGTGCTCAACCTTGCATAATGAATGCTTCTAATCTATATTGATACAGTTCATCTTACTGTAAACTATACGCTGATGCATTTGTGCTCCTGTTATGTAGGTAATTACAGGCAGGATGGCCAGAGTGGAAGTTCTGGTTACTCTGGCTCTGAGTCTTCAAGGTATGCCGGGTCAGGGGAAAGCAGGGGCCCTGGCAGAGATGGCTTTGATCGTGGTGGAATGATGCACCGTGGCCGTGGAGGCCGTGGAATGGGGTAAGTGTCTCTCCTTACCACTCAacctattttgtatttaaactctacAGGTCCTGTGGGCTCTTGGGGCAGGGCTGAGACACTGGTCATCAGAAACAGTTGGAGTAATCCATAGTTGAATTCCAATAATTGATGCAACCTTTTTTCTCTATGAGATGGTTGTGATTTTTACGCCATCAAGGCTGATAAGTTATGAGTTTCCCCGATAAAACCTGAGGCCCGTGATGGATGATGTAGTCCATGCCAACATTGCCATCAATTGTAGAAATTCTCAGCCAGTTTCTCTCAGCCCTGCCTCTAATTTTGCCAAAGGTAAGATACGGGTTTGtccccatttttattttttatgaatcaAAGACCTGTGCATAAACATTTAGGTTTAACAGCTTAACTACTAGAACATAATTTGAATCTTACCAATGTTTTTTAACACTGATGTTACTTTATTATTGGTCAGATAATGTGTTAGAATCTTATTGCTATAATATCttgcatacacacacttatCATGGGTTTCCTTGAAAGAAGGTTTAAACACACGGTCATCAGCACTCTTTAAACCACTTTTCCACTTTGGTTCATCATTCGTGACACATACAAATACTAGAAATAAATTAGTGGTTGAATAAATCGtgcagattttttttccctCAATAATTGTGATGCTGGAAATACTGAATTAAAATAGTGTCCTGGAAGATGAGAGCAACATAACTTTTTTTAATAGACGAAGGTCTCATGCAGTAAATTCTGCTGTATTTCAAAAACTTATTTTCAAATGCTATATTTGGGTCAATATCTTTCCTCTTGTTGCGTTTTTCATCCCCTTTTTACTTGCGGATACATTCAATGGTGTTATCAGTTCATGGTTGGGTTTTTACAAGGCTGTCGCTGGCAATACGTATTTGTCTTCATTCGACTGGCCAGATGAAATGAAAGAAGTTGCACTCGACCAATGGGAGTCAGATATGCTAATAGTACTGCAAGACTAGTAAAATTTGCATCTACAACTAGGAGAGACTAAGAACAATAAATGCCTTGCACTTAAAGTTTCTGAGTACTTTGTCTGCTCGTAGCACACAAGTCATAACCGATGACCAGAAGTATTACTTGATGCCACGTTCTTGactcattaaaaaaactatCGATGTGTCGCTATCCATCAAAgccaaaaagaagagaaaagaacggGTCAAAACTGTCAATGTGCAGCATGGTCAAAATATTGAGAgcaaataatataatatcaagCAAAATGGTCCAACACACCCACTGTTATTTGTCACACATGGACTGGCAGCGTTTATTGTGGTGTCACACCGTGATGTAGTTggtggggggaaaaacaagTTACTGATGCAATATAATTGGTCATTATAgtcatattcatattttagGAGTGCTCTGGTGATGGTCTTGGTGCATTCAGTCAATAGGTTTTGGTCTCGTGGGCTTCAGTCTAATCTCAGCCGTACGACAATAACGGGCGTTCAGGTGtgtcatactttttttttttgtgttgtatgtAGGTGTGGATCCCTCCGATAGTGGAATTCTAACTCATAGAGCAGATCCGTGACACATTACTCTGGTACCCTCGTTGAAATGGCAATCAACTTTATTTACTCTTGGTGCAGCTCTGACACTTGAGCCGTTTGTCCCGTGTTGATGCTCATAGCATTTTTTACTCTGTAGCCAAACGTGGTTTGGCGCAAATCAGTTGAACTGACGGTCAGCTGCCCTGAAAATGAATTTAAAGGGTTGCCTAGAGACGGGCCAGTTCTGTGACGGTAAACGGAGGTTGTACGGTACATTGTTTTGGATTGGTTCACAGCTTTTAGACTAAAATCTGggcaaaaataatgacatttttgAATTGTGAAAATAGATATCAGTCACGACAGGTACTCATTCTTAGGATCTGGTTTTGGGAAagaccctccccccacacactctTGAACATTCAGTTTTGGGTCTTGAAGGGTACGGTCCTTCTCTAAAGAACTTTACGGGTACACCAGTCGAAACGAGAGTTCTGCATGACTTCTTTCTTCTGGTTTTGTTGCAGttaataaacatacatacaaacagttTTAggcatatatattttgatacagCACTCTAATCAACCGTGTGTAGGGTTTCTGAAGTAGAGGTAAATAAGAAAGCATTTACAAATTGCATAAATAGGAATACAACCCTAAATACATTATTCAATTCAGACTTTGCATAGATCTTTtagttacatttttattttagcttTGCACAGGTATATTCATGTCATTTTGAAATGTCTGAAATTGTTTTTGTGGTTTGGAATACAAATGTTTGATCACATTCCTTTGATCACTTTTTAACATGCTTTGTCACATTTATACCGTGCAGGTAacagtgagccatttaaaccCATCTATTCTCTAAAAAGTATCTGTACTCGGTGCAGAGCCGCCAGCTTAAGCAGCAGGAGGGAGCTAAAACAAAGATTCTGGGTCTGCCTTTTTTCAACAACTGAGGATGGTGGTTTTTATAAGCATGATGGGTGTATTCATTAACATGGACGTCTTTGTATTTGATTTAACATAATCCTGGTAaacactgtaaaaaaacatatttttggtgTTGTGTCTTAAGAAATTGtgtaattgttttgtttacatATATGCTCACTACTTCATGTCAAATTTCAGatgcattgtttatgttatacaAGTGTACAAATCTGGGGCCGATGTAACCTTTTGTTAGAACAAATTTAATTTGGGTGCTGGCTTGTTTCCAGGTACCACTATGCCATCAATGCATCTGAAATATTTATACCGTTGTACAACTGTTTGAAAATGTGACGACCCAAAGGCTGTGAAGATATGTTGTTCATTAATATAATTTTGCACAGATGTGTCCGCTACTCCAAACTGTCACTGAAGGCGAGCTAAGGAATGGCACATAGCTAATACTTTTAACCCGTCGATTGTGTTTTTATAATTTTGGGGATTTTCTTAGTTCCTGTTGGGCTAGTTAGAATGTTTTGATTACTCCCTCAATCAAGCCACTTTGCTCGAGCCATGGAAGTGGCTGTAAAAGGGAAGTCGCCTTCATATCTCCATTTATTCCCCATAGCAGCGCTGGAGAACGAGGTGGCTTCAGTAAGCCTGGTGGTAAGTTAACGAGTATTACACTGGTTCGTCCTTTCAAAGCCTTAAACTTTTTGAGCAAATATGCTTCGAGTATTGATGTGTCTTTACATTGTGGTATGCAAAATTTATTTAGATGGACATATCTGAAAATAttggctttttttcccccaatgcCTGAGACCATTTTCTCTGGTGTACTTGGTATAATTCAGTCACTGCTTATGGTTCGACGAGTTTGACAggttaaaacaaatttccactCAAATGTGTGTTACTGCTTTTTAACAAATCTCATGAGCCGAATTCCAGGGTTTTTGTGAGGATTTCTTACTGGTCATTGAGGCTTTTCAAATGACAGTTATTTTCAAATGACACACTATTTGCCAAAGGGTCTGAGGTGTTCCATTTTCAATTCAATATATCACTTGTGGGGAATGTGATGTGCCATAAGGTGCCATTTTCAACTTCCCAATATGGCCGGCAGCATCTTTAAGGGAGTGTCTGGGTTATCCGTTGTAGTACTCTTCAGGTGTTGTACACGGAACTTGAGTTTCTCACACTGACTTTTCACAATCTGTTTCTCTCCCCCTCAAATGATGGACTACAGGACCAATGAACAGCGATGAGCGTGAAATGGGTGCGTAGGCATGAGACGCCCTATTACTCACTGATATACAGAATACTTAAGTGGTATTAAGGAAGATTGTTTTACTTTGCATTAACACGTGTGTATTTGTTGCAGGACGACCTGAAGAGCAGGATGACTCTGAAAACAGCACAATCTACATCACAGGGTTGACTGAGAAGGCTACCTTGGAGGAAATGGCTG
It contains:
- the rhbdd3 gene encoding rhomboid domain-containing protein 3 — encoded protein: MLHPLLSAGFWFGSDRPGSCLGTSLLTTLSLLMYAGGVQASLTVGPGGDFPRLRDVLLYAFSHDDLPSLLVSVALLLSVGPCQERRWGTVAFLALSILTMAILPVLYTLVIFVGGGEASRFCGYSAIQLALFAAQCRQVAQRRLLRCLPVWFLPWLLLLAGLLLLPGTPALLHFCTIFIGHNYHQSFIGMLQELEEARLLDFLPDWVFVRSSARLRLPTCITSQRSVSQMMPADQPAAPVMRDQSNHHPWVDPVPAWIMKESAALSEAEVLEEQMLKAGILASLQDAPDNPDAKVEVPKSSVSSLRLQQLEKMGFPTEKAVVALAASKQLDGAISLLIEDSVGEQAVVVSTGKKSPLRQIT